From Cyprinus carpio isolate SPL01 chromosome A7, ASM1834038v1, whole genome shotgun sequence, a single genomic window includes:
- the LOC109094311 gene encoding histone deacetylase 8 isoform X2: MVHSLIEAYGLLKYMRLVKPHVASIEEMAVFHTDSYLQHLHKISQDGDNDDPQSGDFGLGYDCPVVEGIFDYAAGVGGATLTAAQNLLDGKCDVAINWAGGWHHAKKDEASGFCYVNDAVLGILKLREKYERVLYVDVDLHHGDGVEDAFSFTSKVMTVSLHKFSPGFFPGTGDVTDTGLGKGRWYAVNVPLEDGIRDDRYCQTFTSVMQEVKALFNPEAIVMQLGADTMAGDPMCSFNMTPVGVGKCLNYILDWELPTLLLGGGGYNLANTARCWTYLTGTVLGQTLSSEIPDHEYFTEYGPDYSLEISPSCRPDRNESQHLERVISTIKGNLKNVV, from the exons ATGGTGCATTCATTGATTGAGGCGTATGGCTTATTAAAATACATGAGGT TGGTGAAGCCTCATGTGGCTTCAATAGAGGAGATGGCCGTGTTTCACACAGACTCTTATCTGCAGCACCTGCACAAGATCAGCCAGGACGGGGACAATGATGATCCCCAGTCTGGGGACTTTGGACTGG GTTATGACTGTCCGGTGGTGGAGGGTATTTTTGATTACGCGGCTGGCGTTGGAGGAGCCACTCTGACTGCTGCCCAGAATCTCCTTGATGGAAAGTGTGATGTGGCCATCAACTGGGCCGGAGGGTGGCATCACGCCAAGAAG GACGAGGCATCTGGGTTCTGTTATGTGAATGACGCTGTTCTTGGAATCCTCAAACTGCGCGAGAAGTATGAGAGAGTTCTCTATGTGGATGTGGACCTTCACCATGGAGATG GTGTGGAGGATGCTTTCAGCTTCACCTCTAAAGTCATGACAGTGTCTCTGCACAAGTTCTCTCCTGGCTTCTTCCCAG GCACAGGTGATGTGACTGACACTGGGCTGGGTAAAGGACGCTGGTATGCTGTTAACGTCCCCCTCGAGGATGGCATCCGTGATGATCGGTACTGCCAGACCTTCACTAG TGTGATGCAGGAAGTTAAAGCTCTGTTTAACCCTGAAGCAATTGTGATGCAACTTGGAGCGGACACCATGGCGGGTGACCCCATGTGCTCCTTCAATATGACTCCCGTTGGAGTCGGAAAATGTCTGAACTATATACTGGACTGGGAGTTACCCACTCTGCTTCTAGGAGGAG GCGGCTATAACCTTGCCAATACTGCCCGCTGCTGGACCTATCTAACCGGGACCGTCCTAGGACAGACTCTGTCTTCTGAGATCCCGGACCACGAG TACTTCACTGAATACGGCCCGGATTATTCCCTGGAGATCAGCCCGAGCTGCCGACCCGACCGCAATGAGAGCCAGCATCTGGAGCGGGTCATCAGCACCATCAAAG
- the LOC109094311 gene encoding histone deacetylase 8 isoform X1 — MSDKSESNYDKSRNRSVVYVYSPEYIQTCDSLSKVPNRASMVHSLIEAYGLLKYMRLVKPHVASIEEMAVFHTDSYLQHLHKISQDGDNDDPQSGDFGLGYDCPVVEGIFDYAAGVGGATLTAAQNLLDGKCDVAINWAGGWHHAKKDEASGFCYVNDAVLGILKLREKYERVLYVDVDLHHGDGVEDAFSFTSKVMTVSLHKFSPGFFPGTGDVTDTGLGKGRWYAVNVPLEDGIRDDRYCQTFTSVMQEVKALFNPEAIVMQLGADTMAGDPMCSFNMTPVGVGKCLNYILDWELPTLLLGGGGYNLANTARCWTYLTGTVLGQTLSSEIPDHEYFTEYGPDYSLEISPSCRPDRNESQHLERVISTIKGNLKNVV, encoded by the exons ATGAGTGATAAAAGCGAGAGTAATTATGATAAAAGCAGGAATCGCAGCGTGGTGTATGTTTACAGTCCGGAGTACATCCAGACTTGCGACTCACTGTCTAAAGTGCCAAACCGG gcGAGTATGGTGCATTCATTGATTGAGGCGTATGGCTTATTAAAATACATGAGGT TGGTGAAGCCTCATGTGGCTTCAATAGAGGAGATGGCCGTGTTTCACACAGACTCTTATCTGCAGCACCTGCACAAGATCAGCCAGGACGGGGACAATGATGATCCCCAGTCTGGGGACTTTGGACTGG GTTATGACTGTCCGGTGGTGGAGGGTATTTTTGATTACGCGGCTGGCGTTGGAGGAGCCACTCTGACTGCTGCCCAGAATCTCCTTGATGGAAAGTGTGATGTGGCCATCAACTGGGCCGGAGGGTGGCATCACGCCAAGAAG GACGAGGCATCTGGGTTCTGTTATGTGAATGACGCTGTTCTTGGAATCCTCAAACTGCGCGAGAAGTATGAGAGAGTTCTCTATGTGGATGTGGACCTTCACCATGGAGATG GTGTGGAGGATGCTTTCAGCTTCACCTCTAAAGTCATGACAGTGTCTCTGCACAAGTTCTCTCCTGGCTTCTTCCCAG GCACAGGTGATGTGACTGACACTGGGCTGGGTAAAGGACGCTGGTATGCTGTTAACGTCCCCCTCGAGGATGGCATCCGTGATGATCGGTACTGCCAGACCTTCACTAG TGTGATGCAGGAAGTTAAAGCTCTGTTTAACCCTGAAGCAATTGTGATGCAACTTGGAGCGGACACCATGGCGGGTGACCCCATGTGCTCCTTCAATATGACTCCCGTTGGAGTCGGAAAATGTCTGAACTATATACTGGACTGGGAGTTACCCACTCTGCTTCTAGGAGGAG GCGGCTATAACCTTGCCAATACTGCCCGCTGCTGGACCTATCTAACCGGGACCGTCCTAGGACAGACTCTGTCTTCTGAGATCCCGGACCACGAG TACTTCACTGAATACGGCCCGGATTATTCCCTGGAGATCAGCCCGAGCTGCCGACCCGACCGCAATGAGAGCCAGCATCTGGAGCGGGTCATCAGCACCATCAAAG